The sequence CACTACGACCCGTACGCGGCGTACGGCCAGGGGAACGCGGGGTACGACCCGTCGCAGACGTACGGCCAGGGCTACGACCCGCAGTACGACCAGCAGCAACAGCAACAGCAACAGCAACAGGCGCAGCAGCAGCAACCGCCGCACGGCACCGACAGTGAGCGCCCCGACGGGAGCCAGCAGTGAACCGCACCACCGTGTCCCTGATCGCCGGCGTGGCCGCGCTCGCCGCCGTCACCGGCTTCGCCTCGATGTCCGAGCCGCAGGCCTCCGGCACGGACACGGCCGAGGCGGCCGCCCAGCTGCCCGTGGAGCGCACCAGCCTCCTCTGCCCCACTCCGAGCACCTCGGACCTCGCGGAGACCGCGTACACGTCCTTCACGCCCGTCACCAAGGGCACCGGTACGGACGGCAAGGCCGAACTGGTGGCCGCGGGCGCGCAGTCGGCCGACGGCGAGTCCGACGGGTCCGGGTCCGGCGACGGGGACGGGAAGCAGGACGGCAAGGGGGACGGCGGGGAGTCCGGCAAGAAGGAGAAGCCCGTCCTGACGCCGAAGGAGCCCGGGAAGCCGGTCACGGCCGAGGCCTCGGGCGCCGAGTCGCCCGCGCTCGTCGGCACGGCCGAGGGCAGGTTCGCACCCGGCTGGACCGTCCAGCAGACCACCGAGGTCGAGGCGGGCGACGGCCGCGGCCTGCTCGGCACCAACTGCTCGGCCCCGGACACGGACTTCTGGTTCCCGGGCGCCAGCACCGCCAAGGAGCGCACGGACTACGTGCACCTGACCAATCCCGACGACTCCGCCGCCGTCGCCGACATCGAGCTGTACGGCAAGGACGGCGCCCTCAAGTCGACGGTCGGAGAGGGCATCAAGATCCCGCCGCACGCCGGCGAGTCGGTGCTCCTGTCGACCCTCATCGACGAGCCGGAGACCAACCTCACCGTGCACGTCACGGTCCGCAGCGGCCGGGTGGCCGCCGCCGTCCAGGCCGTGGACGACACGCTGGGCGGGGACTGGCTCGCCGCCTCCGCCGCTCCGGCGGGCAGCCTCGTCCTGCCGGGCATCCCGAAGGACGCCACCTCCGTACGGCTGGTCGCCTTCGTGCCCGGCGACGTCGACGCCGACCTGAAGGTGCGGCTGGCCTCGCCGACCGGGATGATCACTCCCGCCGGGCACGAGACGCTGCACGTGAAGGCCGGGATGACGGCCGCCGTCGACCTCGGCGACGTCACGCGCGGCGAGGCGGGCTCCCTGGTGCTGACCCCGACCGGGACCTCCGCCCCCGTCGTCGCGGCCCTGCGGGTCGTCCGCGGCAAGGGCGACAACCAGGAGACGGCGTTCATCCCCGCCACGGGCCCGGTGGGCGCGCGTGCGACGGCCGCCGACAACCGGGCCAAGGGATCCACGCTCTCCCTGGTCGCCCCCGGCCGCGGCGCGAAGGTCAAGGTCACGGCCTCCGCGGGCAGCGACGGCGGAACGGCCGCCTCGAAGACGTACACGATCAGGGCCGGTACCACTCAGAACGTGCGGCTGCCCGAGCCCAGCGGCCTCAAGGGCACGTACGCGCTCACGGTGGAGCGGCTGTCCGGTGGCCCCGTCCACGCGTCGCGCATGCTCGAAGCGGCCGAGGGCGGCGTACCGATGTTCACCGTGCAGACCCTCCCGGACGACCGGGGAACGGTGAAGGTACCGAACGCCGAGCAGGACCTCTCGGTGCTGCAGAAGTAGCGGCACCGGGGGGAGGGGACCCGGCCACGGCGCCGGGGGCTCAGTCCTCCCCGTACCGGGGATCGACGGTCTCCGGTGTCAGCCCCAGCAGCTCGGCGACCTGTTCCACCACGATCTCGTGCACCAGGGCGGCCCGCTCGTCGCGGCTCTTGGTACGGATCTCGACGGGGCGCCGGTAGACGATGACCCGCGCGGGACGGCCCTCGTGCGCCGGAGCCGTGCCACCCAGCGGCACCGCCTCGTCGCCCCAGCCCTCGTCACCGGCCGGATCGAACCGGGGCACCTCCAGCACCATGAACTCGATGTCGGAAAGCTGCGGCCACCGCCGCTCCAACCGCTCCACGGAGTCCTGCACCAGATCCGCGAACACCTCGGCGCGACTGGCCGAGAGGGGCACCTGCGGTGGCGCCACGGGTCCACGCATCCCGCGCCCGTGCCGATCACGACGGCGGGGCCTGGGTTCGGCGGGAGGGGGCGGTACGGGGTTGTCCATCACTGACGAAGAGTAGTCCCCGCGCCCTGCCCCCGCCCGCACACGGCACGCGTCCCGCCCGCGGCTGCGGACCGTCACGCCGGACGACTTCGGGGGCCCGCCCCCGGCGTGTCGCAGCATGAGCATTCCAGCCAAGCTCAGGCTGGTTTCCGTATCCTCCAGGGCCGTACAAATAACGGAAGTTGACAGCTTTTGTACGGGAACGCGACCTCTTCCGAGCCTGTCCGCCACATCGTCAACACCCGTACCCGCAGGTCAAACAGGCCCGCCGAAGACCCTCTGTGTCAGGCGTCACAGCACGACACGGTGGGGTGAGCCGGGGGAGAGTCGTCGCGGCCCGCTCAGGAGTGAGGTACCGTCCAACATCGTGAGCCCTGTACGTCGCTGTTCGCGCACCGCTTGCGGCCGTCCCGCCGTAGCGACGCTGACGTACGTCTACGCCGACTCGACCGCGGTCCTCGGCCCGCTCGCCACCTACGCCGAACCCCACTGCTACGACCTGTGTGCCGAGCACTCCGAGCGCCTCACCGCCCCGCGCGGCTGGGAGGTCGTCCGGCTCGCCGACAGCTCCGCTCCCTCCCGCCCCAGCGGTGACGACCTGGAAGCGCTCGCCAACGCCGTCCGTGAGGCGGCCCGCCCGCAGGACCGCGCCCCGCGGCAGGGCGGCGGCAACGCCCGCGGCGCGGACCCGATGGAGGTCGCCCGCCGCGGCCACCTGCGGGTCCTCCGTTCACCGGACTCCTGAACCCGCCCTCTCCGGAGGGGGCTTCACCCTGTGGTGTCCCATGTGACCCCTGTGTCCCGTGTGTATTCGGTGCACGTTTCACTCAGCGGCGCACGACCATTGACGCGCGCTTGTCGCGGACACGACCATTTTCCCCGGCCCATGAGAAATTGATTTCCGCATAGCGGAATCGGGGGAGGCTCCGTGTACGTCCAGGAACTTGAGCCCGTGGCCGACTCGCTCGGTCTGTCCGCGCTCGTCGCGACCCTGCCCCTCGTCCTCGTCCTCGTCCTGCTCGGCGGGGTCCGCATGAAGGCGCACCTGGCCGGTCTCATCGGCCTCGCGGCCGCCGCCCTGGTCGCCTGGCTCGTGTACGGCATGCCGGCCGGCCAGACGCTCTCCAGTGCCGCCCAGGGGGCGGTGTTCGGCCTCTTCCCCATCCTGTGGATCGTCGTCAACGCCCTCTGGGTCTACCGGATGACCGTCCGCACCCGGCACTTCGACATCCTGCGCCGCTCCTTCGGACGGCTCTCCGACGACCCGCGCATCCAGGCGCTAGTCGTCGCGTTCTGCTTCGGCGCGCTCCTTGAGGCGCTCGCGGGCTTCGGCGCGCCCGTCGCGATCTGCTCGGTGATGCTCGTCGCGCTCGGCTTCGACCCCGTCCGCGCGGCGGTGGTCGCGCTGGTCGCCAACACCGCGCCGGTCGCCTTCGGGGCGATGGGCACACCGGTCGTGACACTGGCCCAGGTCACCGACCTGCCGCTGGACACCGTCGCCTCCGTGGTGGGCCGCCAGACCCCGCTGCTCGCCCTGGTGGTGCCCCTGGTTCTCGTCTTCCTGGTGGACGGGCGGCGCGGCCTGCGCGAGACCTGGGTGCCCGCGATGGCGTGCGGAGTCGCCTTCGCCGTCGCCCAGTTCGCCGCCTCCAACTACGTCTCCGCCCAACTCGCCGACATCGGCGCCGCGCTGGCCGGAGCGGGCGCGCTGATGGCGGTGCCGCACGCGCGCAGGCCCGCCGCCGAACCCGTACGGGCCGCCGTCCTCACGGGCACCCGCAGCGAGGACCTGGACGAGGAGGACCCGCGCCGTGAGGTGCTGCGCGCGTACGCCCCGTACGTACTGATCGTCGTGATCTTCTCCATCGCCCAGATCCCGCCCGTCAAGGACCAGTTGGCGAAGGCGACCCGCGTCTTCGACTGGCCCTTCCTGAACGTGGTGAACCCCGACGGCGATCCGGTCGGCGGCAATGTCTTCACCTGGCCGATCGTGTCCACCGGTGGCACGCTGGTGCTGCTCGCCGGGGTGTGCACGGCCGCCGTGCTCGGGGTGCACGCGCGCGTGGCGCTCAGGGAATGGGCGGCCACGGTCCACGAGTTGAGGTATGCGATCCTCACCGTCACCTCCGTCCTGGCGCTCGCCTACGTCATGAACCTGTCCGGACAGGCGGCCACGATCGGCCACTTCGTGGCGGCGGCCGGCGCGGGGCTCGCCTTCCTGTCGCCCGTCCTCGGCTGGTTCGGCGTGGCGGTCTCCGGCTCGGACACCTCGGCCAACGCGCTCTTCGGCGCCCTCCAGGTGACCGCGGCGAGGGAGTCAGGCCTGTCTCCTGAACTCCTCGCGGCCGCCAACAGCTCGGGCGGTGTCCTGGGCAAGATGATCTCCCCGCAGAACCTCACCATCGCCTGCGCGGCGGTCGGACTCGCGGGCCGCGAGGGCGACCTGCTGCGCAAGGTGCTCCCCTGGAGCCTCGGACTCCTGCTGGTCATGTGCCTGATCGTCGTGGGACAGAGCTCCCCGGTCCTGGAATGGATGCTTCCGTAAGCCCGCGCGGGGGCCGGAGACGACCCGGCGAGAACCGTGCGAAGTCCTCCCCAGTTCCTCCCCAGGTCCTCTCCGGGCCCTCGCGAAGTTCGACGGTGATGTCCGCATGTGCCCGCTCAGGTCCCGCACGGCCGGGAGTCGGTGCGTGCGGGTAGTTTGGGGTCACCGTCGAGGACTCCAGGAGGGTTGGCAGTGACCGCTGATCTGTCGCAGCTCGTTAAGGCGTACGACGTACGCGGGGTGGTCCCGGACCAGTGGGACGAGACGCTGGCCGAGCTGTTCGGTGCGGCCTTCGTGCAGGTGACGGGAGCGGACGCGATCGTGACCGGTCACGACATGCGCCCCTCGTCACCGGGCCTGTCGCGGGCCTTCGCCCGCGGGGCGGCGGCGCGCGGCGTCGACGTGACCGAGGTCGGGCTCTGCTCGACGGACCAGCTGTACTACGCGTCGGGGGCGTTCGGCCTCGCGGGCGCGATGTTCACGGCCTCGCACAACCCGGCCCGGTACAACGGCATCAAGATGTGCCGGGCGGGAGCGGCCCCCGTCGGCCAGGACACCGGCCTCACCGAGATCCGTGAACTCGTGGAGTCCTGGATCGACTCGGGAGCCCCGGCCTCGGCAGCCCGGGCGCAGGGCACGATCACGCGGCGCGACACGCTGGAGGACTACGCGGCGCACCTGCGCGGCCTCGTCGACCTGACCTCGAACCGCCCCCTGAAGGTCGTGGTCGACGCGGGCAACGGCATGGGCGGACACACGGTCCCGACCGTCTTCGCCGGCCTGCCCCTGACCCTCGTCCCGATGTACTTCGAGCTGGACGGCACGTTCCCGAACCACGAGGCGAACCCGCTGGACCCGGCGAACATCGTCGACCTCCAGAAGCGCGTCCGCGAGGAGTCCGCCGACCTCGGCATCGCCTTCGACGGCGACGCCGACCGCTGCTTCGTCGTCGACGAGCGCGGCGAGCCGGTCTCCCCGTCCGCGATCACCGCCCTGGTCGCCGCCCGCGAGCTGGCCAGGCACAGCGGCAAGGGCACGGTCATCCACAACCTGATCACCTCCTGGTCGGTCCCGGAGGTCGTCCGGGAGAACGGCGGCACACCGGTACGCACCCGCGTGGGCCACTCCTTCATCAAGGCCGAGATGGCCGCCTCCGGCGCGATCTTCGGCGGCGAGCACTCCGCGCACTACTACTTCAAGGACTTCTGGAACGCGGACACCGGCATGCTCGCCGCGCTCCACGTCCTCGCGGCCCTCGGCGGGCAGGAGGGCACCCTCTCCGCCCTCGTCGCCCAGTACGACCGCTACGCCGGCTCCGGCGAGATCAACTCCACGGTCGACGACCAGGCCGCCCGCCTCGCCGCGATCAGGACGGCGTACGAGGGCCGGGAGGACGTCACCCTCGACGAACTCGACGGCCTCACCGTCGCCGCCGCCGACTGGTGGTTCAACGTCCGCCCCTCCAACACGGAGCCCCTCCTGCGCCTGAACGCGGAGGCCCGCGACGAGTCGACGATGACGAAGGTCCGCGACGAGGTCCTGACGATCATCAGAGCCTGAGGACGCCTGGTTCGTTCCAGCCCGTCCGCGACGTATTCAGCCTGTCCGGCGTTTGAGGACGAGCGCGCAGCGCGATATGGGGGCGAGGGGGCGCAGCCCCCATGCAGTGCAGCCCCCATGCAGTGACGGGAAGGGTAGGGGCGGCGGGGGCGAACACCCCCCACGCCCACCCACCCGCGGCGGTACCCTGACCAGGCCACATCACCGCACACCCCCGCCCCAGACCCCGCCCCGAAGGGACCTGACATGCCGCTAGAAGCCGGCCTCCTGGAGATCCTCGCCTGCCCGGCCTGCCACGCCCCCCTCAAGGAGGCCTCCCGCAACGACCAGGAGGCCGAACTGATCTGCACAGGCAAGGACTGCGGCCTGGCCTACCCCGTCAGGGACGACATCCCCGTCCTCCTGGTGGACGAGGCCCGCCGCCCCGCGTAGGACCCCGCACGTCACAGGCCACACAGACACGTCACAGGTCACAGGCCACAGAGAAGCGACCCCGCCAGGTGTCCGGAGGCTGCCCACCATGTTCGACGAATCAATCCTCGACGACCAGGAGGCGCTGGCCCGCGCGGACCGGCGGGACCTGCTCCGCGGCGCCGCCGAGGCAGGCGCCCGCGTACGCACCGCGGTCCGGCACGCCACCGAGGCCGGCATCGCCGAGCTGAAGCCCGACGGCCGCCCGCGCGCCATCCTGACCGCGGGCCCCGGCCTGGCCGCCACCTGCGTCGCCGACCTGCTCGGCTCGCTGGCCGGCGCAGCCTGCCCCGTCACCCGGCTCACCCCCCGGGGCGTGGCCCCCGCCGCGGGCGCCCTGCTCTGGGAACTGCCCGGCTGGGCGGGCCCCGTCGACCTGCTCCTGGTCGCCACGCCCGACGGCAGCGAGCCCGGCCTCTCGCTCCTCGTCGAGCAGGCCTACCGGCGCGGCCTCACCGTCGTCGCCGTCTGCCCGCCCCGCACCCCGCTCATCGAGGCGGTGGCCGTCGCCCACGGCCTCTCCGTACCGATGGCGACCGCCCCCTACGAGCCGCAGGCCCCGGCCGCCGCCTCGGCCCCCGGCTCGCTGTGGGCGCTGCTCACCCCGCTGCTCGCGCTGCTCGACCGCACCGGCCTGCTGTCCGCGCCGCCCGAGGCCCTGCAGAAGGTCGCCGACCGGCTGGACCAGGTGGCCGAGCGCTGCGGCCCGGCCATCGCGACCTACAGCAACCCCGCCAAGACGCTCGCCTCCGAACTCGCCGAGGCACTTCCGGTGATCTGGACCGAGGGCGACGCCGCGGGCCCGGCGGGCCGCCGCTTCGTCGCCGCCCTGGCCGAACTCGCGGGGCGCCCCGCGCTCACCGCCGAGCTGCCCGAGGCACTGGCCGCGCACAGCGTGCTCCTCGCGGGCACCCTGGCCGCGGGCGCCGACCCCGACGACTTCTTCCGCGACCGGGTCGAGGAGGCGCAGGTCGTCCACGCGCGCGTGGTCCTGCTGCGCGACCGCCCGGCCGGCGGGCGCACCGCCGCCCCGGCCGCCCGCGAGCTGGCCCTCAGCCATGACACGGCGCTCAGCGAACTCGAACCGGAGGAGGGCGGCGACCTGGAAACACTCGCCGAACTGATCGCCGTCACCGATTTCGCCGCCGTTTACCTGGCGCTCGCCTCGACGGCCTGACCTTGAGCGACACCTCCTGACCGGAGAGCCCACAGAATCCGTACGACCCGCGGATCCCGCAGCCCCCGTCGATCAGGACGCGTACCAGCACAGGTTCCAGAACGCGTACCAGCATGCGTACCGGCACACGTACGGAGAACGAGACACACCATGGACCGCCTCGACAACACCGTCCGCCCCTACGCCTGGGGTTCCACCACGGCCATCCCGCGGCTCCTCGGCACCGAGCCGACCGGCGAACCGCAGGCCGAGATGTGGATGGGCGCCCACCCGGGCGCACCCTCGCGCACCCCCCGCGGCCCACTCACCGAGGTCATCGACGCGGCCCCCGAGCGTGAACTGGGCACCGAGGCGGTCGCGAAATTCGGCCCGCGGCTCCCGTTCCTGCTGAAGATCCTCGCCGCGGGCGCCCCCCTCTCCCTCCAGGTGCACCCCGACCTGACCCAGGCGAAGGAGGGGTACGAGGAAGAGGAGCGCCGCGGTGTCCCGGTCGGCGCACCGGACCGCAACTACAAGGACGCCAACCACAAGCCCGAACTGATCTGCGCGCTCACGGAGTTCGACGGTCTGTGCGGATTCCGCGCCCCGCTGGAGGCCGCCGAACTGCTGTCGGCCCTGGAGGTCGACTCCCTCAAGCCGTACGTCGACCTGCTGCACGCGCACCCCGAAGAGGCCGCGCTGCGCGAGGTGCTGACCGCGGTACTCACCGCCGACCCCGAGCTGATGGCCACCACGGTCACCGAGGCCGCCGCGGCCTGCGCCCGGCTCGGCGGTGCCCACGCCCCGTACGCCTCGATCGCCCACCACTACCCCGGTGACCCGGGTGTCATCGCCGCGATGCTTCTCAACTACGTACAACTGCAGCCCGGCGAGGCCCTGTTCCTCGGCGCCGGTGTGCCGCACGCGTATCTGAACGGGCTCGGCGTCGAGATCATGGCCAACTCCGACAACGTGCTGCGCTGCGGACTC is a genomic window of Streptomyces sp. NBC_00414 containing:
- a CDS encoding L-lactate permease, whose product is MYVQELEPVADSLGLSALVATLPLVLVLVLLGGVRMKAHLAGLIGLAAAALVAWLVYGMPAGQTLSSAAQGAVFGLFPILWIVVNALWVYRMTVRTRHFDILRRSFGRLSDDPRIQALVVAFCFGALLEALAGFGAPVAICSVMLVALGFDPVRAAVVALVANTAPVAFGAMGTPVVTLAQVTDLPLDTVASVVGRQTPLLALVVPLVLVFLVDGRRGLRETWVPAMACGVAFAVAQFAASNYVSAQLADIGAALAGAGALMAVPHARRPAAEPVRAAVLTGTRSEDLDEEDPRREVLRAYAPYVLIVVIFSIAQIPPVKDQLAKATRVFDWPFLNVVNPDGDPVGGNVFTWPIVSTGGTLVLLAGVCTAAVLGVHARVALREWAATVHELRYAILTVTSVLALAYVMNLSGQAATIGHFVAAAGAGLAFLSPVLGWFGVAVSGSDTSANALFGALQVTAARESGLSPELLAAANSSGGVLGKMISPQNLTIACAAVGLAGREGDLLRKVLPWSLGLLLVMCLIVVGQSSPVLEWMLP
- a CDS encoding DUF5719 family protein, coding for MNRTTVSLIAGVAALAAVTGFASMSEPQASGTDTAEAAAQLPVERTSLLCPTPSTSDLAETAYTSFTPVTKGTGTDGKAELVAAGAQSADGESDGSGSGDGDGKQDGKGDGGESGKKEKPVLTPKEPGKPVTAEASGAESPALVGTAEGRFAPGWTVQQTTEVEAGDGRGLLGTNCSAPDTDFWFPGASTAKERTDYVHLTNPDDSAAVADIELYGKDGALKSTVGEGIKIPPHAGESVLLSTLIDEPETNLTVHVTVRSGRVAAAVQAVDDTLGGDWLAASAAPAGSLVLPGIPKDATSVRLVAFVPGDVDADLKVRLASPTGMITPAGHETLHVKAGMTAAVDLGDVTRGEAGSLVLTPTGTSAPVVAALRVVRGKGDNQETAFIPATGPVGARATAADNRAKGSTLSLVAPGRGAKVKVTASAGSDGGTAASKTYTIRAGTTQNVRLPEPSGLKGTYALTVERLSGGPVHASRMLEAAEGGVPMFTVQTLPDDRGTVKVPNAEQDLSVLQK
- a CDS encoding Trm112 family protein, whose translation is MPLEAGLLEILACPACHAPLKEASRNDQEAELICTGKDCGLAYPVRDDIPVLLVDEARRPA
- the manA gene encoding mannose-6-phosphate isomerase, class I, with the protein product MDRLDNTVRPYAWGSTTAIPRLLGTEPTGEPQAEMWMGAHPGAPSRTPRGPLTEVIDAAPERELGTEAVAKFGPRLPFLLKILAAGAPLSLQVHPDLTQAKEGYEEEERRGVPVGAPDRNYKDANHKPELICALTEFDGLCGFRAPLEAAELLSALEVDSLKPYVDLLHAHPEEAALREVLTAVLTADPELMATTVTEAAAACARLGGAHAPYASIAHHYPGDPGVIAAMLLNYVQLQPGEALFLGAGVPHAYLNGLGVEIMANSDNVLRCGLTPKHVDVPELLRIVRFEAGDPGVLRPEASPDGEEVYETPIDEFRLSRYVLPEGGPARDLTRRTPQILLCTAGSVRTGDTTLAPGGSVFVPAGEKVEASGNGTIFRATVVA
- a CDS encoding metallopeptidase family protein codes for the protein MDNPVPPPPAEPRPRRRDRHGRGMRGPVAPPQVPLSASRAEVFADLVQDSVERLERRWPQLSDIEFMVLEVPRFDPAGDEGWGDEAVPLGGTAPAHEGRPARVIVYRRPVEIRTKSRDERAALVHEIVVEQVAELLGLTPETVDPRYGED
- a CDS encoding DUF3499 domain-containing protein, which gives rise to MSPVRRCSRTACGRPAVATLTYVYADSTAVLGPLATYAEPHCYDLCAEHSERLTAPRGWEVVRLADSSAPSRPSGDDLEALANAVREAARPQDRAPRQGGGNARGADPMEVARRGHLRVLRSPDS
- a CDS encoding SIS domain-containing protein: MFDESILDDQEALARADRRDLLRGAAEAGARVRTAVRHATEAGIAELKPDGRPRAILTAGPGLAATCVADLLGSLAGAACPVTRLTPRGVAPAAGALLWELPGWAGPVDLLLVATPDGSEPGLSLLVEQAYRRGLTVVAVCPPRTPLIEAVAVAHGLSVPMATAPYEPQAPAAASAPGSLWALLTPLLALLDRTGLLSAPPEALQKVADRLDQVAERCGPAIATYSNPAKTLASELAEALPVIWTEGDAAGPAGRRFVAALAELAGRPALTAELPEALAAHSVLLAGTLAAGADPDDFFRDRVEEAQVVHARVVLLRDRPAGGRTAAPAARELALSHDTALSELEPEEGGDLETLAELIAVTDFAAVYLALASTA
- a CDS encoding phosphomannomutase/phosphoglucomutase, with the translated sequence MTADLSQLVKAYDVRGVVPDQWDETLAELFGAAFVQVTGADAIVTGHDMRPSSPGLSRAFARGAAARGVDVTEVGLCSTDQLYYASGAFGLAGAMFTASHNPARYNGIKMCRAGAAPVGQDTGLTEIRELVESWIDSGAPASAARAQGTITRRDTLEDYAAHLRGLVDLTSNRPLKVVVDAGNGMGGHTVPTVFAGLPLTLVPMYFELDGTFPNHEANPLDPANIVDLQKRVREESADLGIAFDGDADRCFVVDERGEPVSPSAITALVAARELARHSGKGTVIHNLITSWSVPEVVRENGGTPVRTRVGHSFIKAEMAASGAIFGGEHSAHYYFKDFWNADTGMLAALHVLAALGGQEGTLSALVAQYDRYAGSGEINSTVDDQAARLAAIRTAYEGREDVTLDELDGLTVAAADWWFNVRPSNTEPLLRLNAEARDESTMTKVRDEVLTIIRA